The window CTTCTTTTCTCCTTACAGGAGAGGGGGGACTTGATCTCCTGTTTACCCTGCACGGACTTATTCGCAGAGAAAAGATTATAGACAGTATCCGCAACAAGGCTTTCAATAAAGGATTATCCAGGGAAGGGCTTTCAGTTCGTTTTTTGCTCAACAAGCAAGCAGCTTTTGTCGGAGTTCCCAGTGTTCCTGCTGAAAAAGGGTCCCTGGGAGCCATCGAAGTCGTTATTGGGGCAGACTCTCCTGAGGAAATGGAAAGGCTCTTTGAGTGGCTTTTGCCCCTCACCGAAGAAGGTGTACCGGTTGTTGAAGTGGGAGTGGACTATGTGGAAAAGGGCTGAAATCTCGAAG is drawn from Methanosarcina lacustris Z-7289 and contains these coding sequences:
- a CDS encoding RNA-binding domain-containing protein codes for the protein MISVKILAAVYPTENPEKVIKAISGLFTGIEIQKETIESTESEKGVSPSFLLTGEGGLDLLFTLHGLIRREKIIDSIRNKAFNKGLSREGLSVRFLLNKQAAFVGVPSVPAEKGSLGAIEVVIGADSPEEMERLFEWLLPLTEEGVPVVEVGVDYVEKG